Proteins found in one Amycolatopsis aidingensis genomic segment:
- a CDS encoding SDR family oxidoreductase: MTASDGVRLAVRTSGPADAPVVVCVHGYPDNGSMWDGVVAELADRFRVVVYDVRGAGESDKPKRRAAYRLDQLAEDLAAVVAAVSPDRPVHLLAHDWGSIQTWHAVTGEWLRGRVASYTSMSGPCLDHAGAWFRAQLRPRPRALRNALSQFLHSGYIGFFQLPLIPELAWRLGLARRVIAALEPAEPNPLTSDGVRGIQLYRANMLSRMRRPRPRGTDIPVQVLAPTADRYVSIPLQTEIQRWVPDLRVRHLNGGHWIARSKPAVVAGAAAELIDHVEHGTETRTLRRIRVVDGGNKHRFPDRLVVVTGAGSGIGRATALAFAEQGADVVLTDVNAEGVAETAKRARSLGAVAAEYIVDSADGEQMRAFAARVRDEHGVPDIVVNNAGIGLSGSFLDTTEEDWQRIIDVNLWGVIHGCRAFAEQMVDRAEGGHIVNVASAAAYLPSRILSAYATTKSAVLTLSECLRAELAGQRIGVSAVCPGIVRTGITASTRFAGVDEAEQRRRQDSTTRLYARRGFGPERVARDILRAVERNTALAPSTPEAKAALVLSRLTPGLLRAAARLDPSPK; encoded by the coding sequence GTGACGGCGAGTGACGGCGTCCGCCTCGCGGTGCGGACCAGCGGGCCCGCGGACGCGCCGGTGGTGGTCTGTGTGCACGGCTACCCGGACAACGGCTCGATGTGGGACGGCGTGGTCGCCGAACTCGCGGACCGCTTCCGGGTCGTGGTCTACGACGTGCGTGGCGCGGGTGAGTCGGACAAGCCGAAGCGGCGCGCCGCCTACCGGCTCGACCAGCTGGCCGAGGACCTGGCCGCGGTGGTCGCCGCGGTCAGCCCGGACCGCCCGGTGCACCTGCTCGCGCACGACTGGGGCTCGATCCAGACCTGGCACGCGGTCACCGGGGAGTGGCTGCGCGGCAGGGTGGCCTCCTACACCTCGATGTCCGGACCCTGTCTCGACCACGCGGGCGCCTGGTTCCGCGCCCAGCTGCGGCCGCGGCCACGCGCGCTGCGCAACGCGCTCAGCCAGTTCCTGCACTCCGGCTACATCGGCTTCTTCCAGCTGCCGCTGATCCCCGAGCTGGCCTGGCGCCTCGGCCTTGCCCGCAGGGTGATCGCCGCGCTGGAGCCTGCCGAGCCGAACCCGCTGACCTCGGACGGGGTACGCGGAATCCAGCTCTACCGCGCGAACATGCTGTCCAGGATGCGCAGGCCGCGCCCGCGCGGCACCGACATCCCGGTGCAGGTGCTCGCGCCAACCGCCGACCGGTACGTCAGCATCCCGTTGCAGACCGAGATCCAGCGCTGGGTGCCGGACCTGCGGGTGCGCCACCTCAACGGCGGGCACTGGATCGCCAGGTCCAAACCCGCCGTGGTGGCCGGGGCCGCGGCCGAGCTGATCGACCACGTTGAGCACGGCACGGAAACCCGGACCCTGCGCCGGATCCGCGTGGTGGACGGCGGGAACAAGCACCGGTTCCCCGACCGGCTGGTGGTGGTCACGGGAGCGGGTAGCGGGATCGGCAGGGCCACCGCGCTGGCCTTCGCCGAGCAGGGTGCGGACGTGGTGCTCACCGATGTCAACGCCGAGGGCGTCGCGGAGACCGCCAAGCGGGCGCGCAGCCTCGGTGCCGTCGCCGCGGAGTACATAGTGGACTCAGCGGACGGCGAGCAGATGCGTGCCTTCGCCGCGCGGGTGCGAGACGAGCACGGAGTGCCGGACATCGTTGTGAACAACGCGGGTATCGGGCTCTCCGGGTCCTTTCTGGACACCACGGAGGAGGACTGGCAGCGGATCATCGACGTCAACCTGTGGGGCGTGATCCACGGCTGCCGGGCCTTCGCCGAGCAGATGGTGGACCGCGCCGAGGGCGGACATATCGTGAACGTCGCCTCGGCCGCCGCGTACCTGCCGTCCAGGATCCTCTCCGCCTACGCCACCACCAAGTCCGCGGTACTGACCCTGAGCGAGTGCCTGCGGGCCGAGCTGGCAGGACAGCGCATCGGGGTGAGCGCGGTCTGCCCTGGCATCGTGCGCACCGGGATCACCGCGAGCACCCGGTTCGCCGGGGTGGACGAGGCCGAGCAGCGGCGCAGGCAGGACTCCACGACCCGGCTTTACGCCCGGCGCGGGTTCGGCCCGGAGAGGGTGGCGCGGGACATCCTCCGCGCGGTGGAGCGCAACACCGCGCTGGCACCGTCCACACCGGAGGCGAAGGCCGCGCTGGTGCTGTCCAGGCTGACTCCCGGCCTGCTGCGCGCCGCGGCCAGACTGGACCCCAGCCCGAAGTGA
- a CDS encoding ABC transporter ATP-binding protein, translating into MGGETTVVTARGLRKEYAGLAAVAGIDLDIRRGEVFALLGPNGAGKTTTVEILEGHRRRSGGEVRVLGEDPGRAGGRWRARLGIVLQTATDAADLTVAETVRHYAGYYPDPRAPGEVIEQVGLAGQAGSRVKALSGGQRRRLDVALGIIGRPELLFLDEPTTGFDPEARRQFWDLVRLLAADGTTILLTTHYLDEAEALAGRVAVIAGGSIVAEGDPATLGGRGSAAATVSWSTAEGRQERRTGNPTGLIRELSAGGGEIPGLEVRRPSLEDTYLELIGERR; encoded by the coding sequence ATGGGTGGAGAGACGACGGTGGTGACGGCCCGCGGGCTGCGCAAGGAGTACGCCGGACTGGCGGCCGTGGCGGGGATCGACCTGGACATCCGGCGCGGCGAGGTGTTCGCCCTGCTCGGACCGAACGGGGCAGGCAAGACGACCACGGTGGAGATCCTGGAGGGGCATCGCAGGCGCTCCGGCGGGGAGGTACGGGTGCTCGGCGAGGACCCTGGCCGGGCGGGCGGCCGGTGGCGGGCACGGCTGGGGATCGTGCTGCAGACCGCCACCGACGCCGCCGACCTGACGGTGGCCGAGACAGTGCGGCACTACGCCGGGTACTACCCGGATCCGCGGGCGCCGGGCGAGGTGATCGAGCAGGTCGGGCTGGCGGGGCAGGCGGGCAGCAGGGTCAAGGCGCTGTCCGGCGGACAGCGCCGCAGGCTGGACGTGGCGCTGGGCATCATCGGGCGGCCGGAACTGCTGTTCCTTGACGAGCCGACCACCGGGTTCGACCCGGAGGCGCGGCGGCAGTTCTGGGACCTGGTCCGGCTGCTGGCCGCGGACGGGACCACGATCCTGCTCACCACGCACTACCTGGACGAGGCGGAGGCGCTGGCCGGACGGGTGGCGGTGATCGCGGGCGGGTCGATCGTCGCCGAGGGGGACCCGGCCACCCTCGGCGGGCGCGGCTCCGCCGCCGCCACGGTGAGCTGGTCCACCGCGGAGGGCAGGCAAGAGCGGCGGACCGGCAACCCGACCGGGCTGATCCGGGAGCTCTCCGCTGGGGGTGGGGAGATTCCCGGCCTGGAGGTACGCAGGCCCAGCCTCGAGGACACCTACCTGGAACTGATCGGAGAACGCCGATGA
- a CDS encoding ABC transporter permease — translation MTTTLRANPGVLRIGLARGGIELRQFFRQREHAVFTFSLPAFLMVLLGTIFDETFPSGVTASQVFAASIIGAGIISTSFVSMGIGVALDREDGTLKRLRGTPMPATAYFLGKVILVGVSSLAQLVLMLAIAMPLFGLRLPDTAADWLNLGWLFVLGTISCGLLGVAASGMARSVSGASAGMQLVYVGLQFTSGVFVPIGALPAVMVSVSSLFPVKWICQGFRSVFLPEHMAAREVAGQWELATTALVLGAWCVAGLLLCRLTFRWTNRAE, via the coding sequence ATGACGACCACCCTGCGCGCGAACCCCGGCGTCCTGCGGATCGGGCTGGCCCGCGGCGGGATCGAGCTGCGCCAGTTCTTCCGGCAGCGGGAGCACGCGGTGTTCACCTTCTCGCTGCCCGCGTTCCTGATGGTCCTGCTGGGCACGATCTTCGACGAGACCTTCCCGAGCGGGGTGACCGCCAGCCAGGTGTTCGCGGCCAGCATCATCGGGGCCGGGATCATCTCGACCTCCTTCGTCAGCATGGGCATCGGGGTCGCGCTGGACCGGGAGGACGGCACGCTGAAGCGGCTGCGCGGCACCCCGATGCCAGCCACCGCGTACTTCCTCGGCAAGGTGATCCTGGTCGGTGTGTCCAGCCTGGCGCAGCTGGTGCTCATGCTGGCGATCGCGATGCCGCTGTTCGGCCTGCGGCTGCCGGACACCGCCGCGGACTGGCTGAACCTCGGCTGGCTGTTCGTACTCGGCACGATCAGCTGCGGCCTGCTCGGGGTGGCGGCCAGTGGGATGGCCCGCTCGGTCAGCGGCGCCTCGGCCGGAATGCAGCTGGTCTACGTCGGGCTACAGTTCACATCGGGTGTGTTCGTGCCGATCGGGGCGCTGCCTGCCGTCATGGTGTCGGTGTCGTCGTTGTTTCCGGTCAAGTGGATCTGCCAGGGATTCCGCTCGGTGTTCCTGCCGGAGCACATGGCAGCTCGGGAGGTGGCGGGGCAATGGGAGCTGGCGACGACGGCGCTGGTGCTGGGAGCCTGGTGCGTGGCGGGGCTGCTGCTGTGCAGACTGACCTTCCGGTGGACCAACCGGGCGGAGTGA
- a CDS encoding sensor histidine kinase → MQTDLPVDQPGGVSEQGKDAGHRWFWLWDAYFTVVLTALVVLAGYEDDLTGVGRIVAAALLIAIGVNYFAWGRRFILAEGPARQLRLYLASQLALFLGSVLAGPSNSMAMFVLGPMIFMCLRPKRAIPVFVTAMLIPTLLTLHSVNSVSAGVSLVAAGLAITLMGSVFGIYVDRLDRQSEERKRLITQLEASQAEVSRLSHEAGSAAERERLAREIHDTLAQGFTSIVTLTQAAESEVDTDPAAARRHLELAGRTARENLAEARAMVTALAPPALGSSSLAEAIRRQAERAGEATGLTVDCVIEGQLPKLPTATEVVLLRATQESLANVLRHAGARTASVELAVVAGRVRLSISDDGRGFDPAAPAEGFGLRGMRARAEQVGGQLTVHSGPEGGTRVHLEVPA, encoded by the coding sequence GTGCAGACTGACCTTCCGGTGGACCAACCGGGCGGAGTGAGTGAGCAGGGCAAGGACGCGGGACACCGGTGGTTCTGGCTGTGGGACGCCTACTTCACGGTGGTGCTGACCGCGCTCGTCGTGCTCGCCGGGTACGAGGACGACCTCACCGGCGTGGGGCGGATCGTCGCCGCCGCGCTGCTGATCGCCATCGGCGTCAACTACTTCGCCTGGGGCAGGCGGTTCATCCTGGCCGAGGGTCCGGCCCGGCAGCTGCGGCTGTATCTGGCCAGCCAGCTGGCCCTGTTCCTCGGTTCGGTGCTGGCGGGGCCGAGCAACTCGATGGCGATGTTCGTCCTGGGCCCGATGATCTTCATGTGCCTGCGGCCGAAACGGGCGATACCGGTGTTCGTCACCGCGATGCTGATACCGACGCTGCTGACGCTGCACTCGGTGAACTCGGTGTCCGCGGGCGTCTCCCTGGTCGCGGCGGGGCTGGCGATCACCCTGATGGGCTCGGTGTTCGGGATCTACGTGGACCGGCTGGACCGGCAGAGCGAGGAGCGTAAGCGGCTGATCACCCAGCTGGAGGCCAGTCAGGCCGAGGTGTCCAGGCTGTCGCACGAGGCGGGTTCCGCCGCCGAGCGGGAGCGGCTGGCCAGGGAGATCCACGACACCCTTGCGCAGGGCTTCACCAGCATCGTCACCCTGACCCAGGCCGCGGAGTCCGAAGTGGATACCGACCCGGCCGCGGCGCGGCGGCATCTGGAGCTGGCGGGAAGAACGGCGCGGGAGAACCTCGCCGAGGCGCGCGCAATGGTGACCGCGCTGGCACCGCCCGCGCTGGGTTCGTCCTCGCTGGCGGAGGCGATCCGGCGGCAGGCCGAGCGGGCTGGTGAGGCCACCGGGCTCACCGTGGACTGCGTCATCGAAGGGCAACTGCCGAAGCTGCCAACCGCGACCGAGGTGGTGCTGCTGCGCGCGACCCAGGAGTCGCTGGCCAACGTGCTACGGCACGCGGGCGCGCGTACGGCCTCGGTGGAGCTCGCGGTCGTGGCCGGGCGTGTGCGGCTGAGTATTTCCGACGACGGCCGCGGCTTCGATCCGGCCGCACCCGCGGAGGGTTTCGGCCTGCGCGGGATGCGCGCGCGGGCCGAGCAGGTCGGCGGGCAGCTGACGGTACACAGTGGACCAGAGGGTGGGACGAGGGTGCATCTGGAGGTGCCGGCATGA
- a CDS encoding response regulator transcription factor, with protein MIRVLLVDDHPVVREGLRGMLEAEDDLTVVGEAGSGTEAVALVGIRRPEVVLMDLRMPGMDGVDATRQLRRDAPEAKVVVLTTYETDADILRAVEAGASGYLLKDASRAELAGAIRAAARGETVLAPSVAGRLVNQVRTPAQPQLSAREIEVLHLVARGHTNADIGQALHISEATVKTHLLRVFSKLDVSDRTAAVTTAMRRGLLT; from the coding sequence ATGATCAGGGTGCTGCTGGTTGACGATCACCCGGTGGTCCGCGAGGGGCTGCGCGGGATGCTGGAGGCCGAGGACGATCTCACCGTGGTCGGCGAGGCCGGTTCCGGCACGGAGGCCGTCGCGCTGGTGGGCATCCGGCGGCCCGAGGTCGTGCTGATGGACCTGCGGATGCCGGGGATGGACGGGGTGGACGCCACCAGGCAGCTACGGCGGGACGCCCCTGAGGCCAAGGTGGTGGTGCTGACCACCTACGAGACGGACGCGGACATCCTGCGCGCGGTGGAGGCGGGCGCCTCGGGCTACCTGCTCAAGGACGCCTCCAGGGCGGAACTGGCTGGCGCCATCCGGGCGGCGGCCCGCGGCGAGACCGTGCTCGCACCCTCGGTCGCAGGCAGGCTGGTCAACCAGGTCCGCACCCCCGCCCAACCACAACTGTCCGCCCGCGAAATCGAAGTACTCCACCTGGTCGCCCGCGGCCACACCAACGCCGACATCGGGCAAGCCCTGCACATCAGCGAAGCCACCGTGAAAACCCACCTGCTACGCGTGTTCAGCAAACTCGACGTATCCGACCGCACCGCAGCAGTCACCACCGCCATGCGCCGCGGCCTGCTGACCTGA
- a CDS encoding DUF397 domain-containing protein, with the protein MITDQGWRKSSYSNSEIACVELAVGEDSTMVRDTKDRERGHLTFERAAFRAFLAEVRAD; encoded by the coding sequence ATGATCACTGATCAGGGATGGCGCAAGAGCAGCTACAGCAACTCGGAGATCGCCTGTGTGGAGCTCGCCGTCGGGGAGGACTCGACCATGGTGCGAGACACCAAGGACAGGGAACGCGGGCACCTGACGTTCGAGCGCGCGGCGTTCCGCGCGTTCCTTGCCGAGGTACGGGCTGACTAG
- a CDS encoding Scr1 family TA system antitoxin-like transcriptional regulator — translation MAAQLDHLITMSELPHVTIQVVPLDHGAMTGPLVLLSFPEEDEPDSAYAESVTGLGTVEKPEDVAGLSDLGSDSRHRASVPAVGGDHRECKGIEVSTHDH, via the coding sequence ATGGCCGCGCAACTCGACCACCTGATCACGATGAGCGAGCTGCCGCACGTCACCATCCAGGTCGTTCCGCTCGACCACGGCGCCATGACCGGGCCGTTGGTCCTGCTCAGCTTCCCGGAGGAGGACGAACCGGATTCCGCCTACGCTGAGAGCGTCACCGGGCTCGGCACCGTGGAGAAGCCCGAGGACGTGGCTGGTCTCTCCGATCTGGGAAGCGATAGCCGCCACCGCGCCAGCGTCCCAGCGGTCGGCGGAGATCATCGGGAGTGCAAAGGGATTGAGGTATCGACGCATGATCACTGA
- a CDS encoding serine hydrolase domain-containing protein translates to MLPTTEFALLRRIATEQSMGRAPSLVAGVVRDGELVWSGARGFVGDEAPDNDTQYRLGSITKSLVAALIMRLRDEGRLDLNDQVDKHLPGTSLGDRTIAQLLAHTGGLTSESPGSWWERSEGGDWDELAAGLTPQELKHRAGRRFHYSNSGYGVLGEVVARLRGHSWLDALRAEILQPLGMSRTSPHPEGKHAQGWAVHPFADVLLPEPAPDAGAMAPAGQLWSTVHDLARWTAFVGGHTGEVLHPDTVAEMREVATVDDGDAWTAGYGLGFQLARVDGRRLAGHTGSMPGFLACTLTDPATGTGALFLANTTAGVGPLGTTVDLIGIADEHEPKLPAPWRPSPVPAGLLALTGLWHWGPAPFHLRLLPGGWLNLSPVNGNGRASRFRPLDESGDSWLGLDGYYAGETLRVVRDAEGNPHHLDLATFIFTRTPYDPTAPIPGGVDEAGWRDR, encoded by the coding sequence ATGCTGCCTACGACCGAGTTCGCCCTGCTTCGCCGGATCGCCACCGAGCAGTCGATGGGGCGCGCACCATCCCTGGTCGCGGGCGTGGTCCGCGATGGCGAGCTGGTGTGGTCCGGTGCGCGCGGGTTCGTCGGCGACGAGGCGCCGGACAACGACACCCAGTACCGGCTGGGCTCGATCACCAAGTCCCTGGTCGCCGCGCTGATCATGCGGCTGCGCGACGAGGGCAGGCTGGACCTGAACGACCAGGTGGACAAGCACCTGCCCGGCACCAGCCTCGGCGACCGCACGATCGCACAGCTGCTCGCGCACACCGGCGGGCTCACCTCCGAGTCGCCCGGCTCCTGGTGGGAACGCAGCGAGGGCGGGGACTGGGACGAACTCGCGGCCGGGCTGACCCCGCAGGAGCTCAAGCACCGGGCCGGCAGGCGGTTCCACTACTCCAACTCCGGTTACGGCGTGCTCGGCGAGGTGGTGGCCCGGCTGCGCGGCCACAGCTGGCTGGATGCGCTGCGCGCGGAGATCCTGCAGCCCCTCGGCATGTCCCGCACCAGCCCGCACCCGGAGGGCAAGCACGCGCAGGGCTGGGCCGTGCACCCCTTCGCGGACGTGCTGCTGCCCGAGCCCGCCCCGGACGCGGGCGCGATGGCGCCCGCGGGCCAGCTGTGGTCCACCGTGCACGATCTGGCCAGGTGGACGGCCTTCGTCGGCGGGCACACCGGCGAGGTGCTGCACCCGGACACCGTGGCCGAGATGCGCGAGGTGGCCACCGTGGACGACGGCGACGCCTGGACCGCGGGCTACGGCCTCGGCTTCCAGCTGGCCAGGGTCGACGGGCGCAGGCTGGCCGGGCATACCGGCTCGATGCCGGGCTTCCTTGCCTGCACGCTGACCGATCCGGCCACCGGCACCGGCGCGCTGTTCCTGGCGAACACCACCGCCGGGGTGGGCCCGCTGGGCACCACCGTCGACCTGATCGGCATCGCCGACGAGCACGAGCCGAAACTGCCTGCCCCGTGGCGACCGTCGCCGGTGCCCGCGGGCCTGCTCGCGCTGACCGGACTGTGGCACTGGGGCCCGGCACCATTCCACCTGCGCCTGCTGCCCGGCGGCTGGCTCAACCTGTCCCCGGTGAACGGGAACGGGCGGGCCTCGCGCTTCCGGCCGCTGGACGAGTCCGGGGACAGCTGGCTCGGGCTGGACGGTTACTACGCGGGCGAGACGCTGCGGGTGGTGCGCGACGCCGAGGGCAACCCGCACCACCTGGACCTGGCCACCTTCATCTTCACCCGTACGCCCTACGACCCCACCGCCCCGATCCCTGGCGGGGTGGACGAGGCCGGCTGGCGGGACCGGTGA
- the serC gene encoding phosphoserine transaminase — MTDPAELTLPAELQPADGRFGCGPSKVRQEQIANLAKEGAALLGTSHRQKPVKSLVGRVRAGLSELFSLPEGYEVVLGNGGTTAFWDAAAFGLVRERAQHFTYGEFSSKFAKVTKGAPFLADPIVVEAEPGTAPEISYQQGADLIGWAHNETSTGVAVPVRRPAGSEGALVAIDATSGAGGLPVKAEDFDVYYFAPQKSFASDGGLWLALMSPAALDRIGELGGSDRWVPEFLSLTTALDNSRKDQTYNTPAVATLFLLADQIEWMLGNGGLDWATARTGESSTRLYEWAEKTSYATPFVQDPAHRSQVVGTVDFTEDVDAAAVAKTLRANGIVDVEPYRKLGRNQLRVGLFPAIEPDDVTALTRAIEWVVERQAK; from the coding sequence ATGACCGATCCAGCTGAGTTGACCCTTCCCGCCGAATTACAGCCCGCCGACGGCCGCTTCGGGTGTGGCCCCTCCAAGGTCCGCCAGGAGCAGATCGCCAACCTCGCCAAGGAGGGCGCAGCGCTGCTCGGCACCTCGCACCGCCAGAAGCCGGTGAAGTCACTGGTCGGCAGGGTGCGGGCGGGTCTGTCCGAGCTGTTCTCCCTGCCGGAGGGCTACGAGGTCGTGCTCGGCAACGGCGGCACCACCGCGTTCTGGGACGCCGCGGCGTTCGGCCTCGTGCGGGAACGTGCGCAGCACTTCACCTACGGCGAGTTCTCCTCGAAGTTCGCGAAGGTGACCAAGGGCGCGCCGTTCCTCGCCGACCCGATCGTGGTCGAGGCCGAACCGGGCACCGCCCCGGAGATCAGCTACCAGCAGGGCGCCGACCTGATCGGCTGGGCGCACAACGAGACCTCCACCGGCGTGGCCGTGCCGGTGCGGCGGCCCGCGGGCAGCGAGGGCGCCCTGGTCGCCATCGACGCCACCTCCGGCGCGGGCGGCCTGCCGGTCAAGGCCGAGGACTTCGACGTCTACTACTTCGCCCCGCAGAAGTCCTTCGCCTCGGACGGCGGGCTGTGGCTGGCGCTGATGTCCCCGGCCGCGCTGGACCGGATCGGCGAGCTCGGCGGCTCGGACCGGTGGGTCCCGGAGTTCCTCTCGCTGACCACCGCGCTGGACAACTCGCGCAAGGACCAGACCTACAACACCCCCGCGGTGGCCACCCTGTTCCTGCTGGCCGACCAGATCGAGTGGATGCTCGGCAACGGGGGCCTGGACTGGGCGACCGCGCGCACCGGGGAGTCCTCGACCCGGCTGTACGAGTGGGCCGAGAAGACCTCCTACGCCACCCCGTTCGTGCAGGATCCCGCGCACCGCTCGCAGGTAGTCGGCACGGTGGACTTCACCGAGGACGTGGACGCCGCCGCGGTGGCCAAGACCCTGCGCGCGAACGGCATCGTGGACGTGGAGCCGTACCGCAAGCTGGGCCGCAACCAGCTACGTGTCGGGCTGTTCCCGGCGATCGAGCCGGACGATGTCACCGCGCTTACCCGCGCGATCGAGTGGGTCGTCGAGCGTCAGGCCAAGTAA
- a CDS encoding glycosyltransferase 87 family protein has product MLDWRAPRPAVLILLLAEVVIVGVLLAWKHLDGLDLEVYRLGADALLTSGDPYGVLPPTRDGTVLPFTYPPFAALVFAPLLVLPLDLALVLLTLVSVLALGAVVALCLAGADRPAGNALNVAITTSDVANGTFGTSNVSKATFRARLWVVGGAALGVQAVALLSEPVRATLGFGQVNLLLMLLVAVDILGPNWRYRGVLIGLAAVVKLTPAAFLLFFLLRKDFRAVARAALVFGCCGLLAWLLAPSASVRYWTELIFARERVGDPGYIGNQSLRGLLARLGPPAETLVWVAVVLLVLAATVLLMRRALAAGRPVPALLACALAALLVSPVSWTHHWVWCAPVLGVLVWSGLRGGPTRAVLLLGSAALAAVVFLWSPLWDYRQVWPVRESYVLTGLLLLGLLGLTLDDPLDRAGKRGDIVRLDRREQPDT; this is encoded by the coding sequence GTGCTCGATTGGCGTGCGCCACGCCCGGCGGTGCTGATTCTGCTCCTCGCCGAGGTCGTGATCGTCGGCGTGTTGCTGGCGTGGAAACACCTGGACGGCTTGGACCTCGAGGTGTACCGGCTCGGTGCGGATGCGCTGCTCACCAGTGGCGACCCGTATGGCGTGCTGCCGCCGACCAGGGACGGCACCGTGCTGCCGTTCACGTACCCGCCGTTCGCCGCGCTGGTGTTCGCTCCGCTGCTGGTGCTGCCGCTGGACCTGGCGCTGGTGCTGCTCACCCTGGTTTCGGTGCTGGCGCTGGGCGCGGTGGTCGCGCTGTGCCTCGCGGGCGCGGACCGGCCAGCCGGAAACGCCCTGAACGTGGCGATTACGACGTCAGACGTTGCGAACGGCACATTTGGGACATCTAACGTCTCGAAAGCCACGTTCAGGGCACGGCTGTGGGTGGTCGGCGGCGCCGCGCTGGGGGTGCAGGCGGTGGCGCTGCTGAGCGAGCCGGTGCGGGCCACCCTCGGGTTCGGCCAGGTCAACTTGCTGCTGATGCTGCTGGTCGCGGTGGACATCCTCGGCCCGAACTGGCGCTACCGTGGGGTGCTCATCGGGCTGGCCGCGGTCGTCAAGCTGACCCCGGCCGCCTTTCTGCTGTTCTTCCTGTTGCGCAAGGACTTCCGCGCGGTGGCCAGGGCGGCACTGGTGTTCGGCTGCTGCGGTCTGCTGGCCTGGCTGCTGGCGCCATCGGCCTCGGTGCGCTACTGGACCGAGCTGATCTTCGCAAGGGAACGGGTCGGCGACCCCGGCTACATCGGCAACCAGTCCCTGCGCGGGTTGCTCGCCCGGCTCGGCCCGCCAGCCGAGACGCTGGTGTGGGTCGCCGTGGTGCTGCTGGTGCTGGCGGCGACCGTGCTGCTGATGCGCCGCGCGCTGGCCGCCGGGCGCCCGGTGCCCGCGCTGCTGGCCTGCGCGCTGGCCGCGTTGCTGGTCTCGCCGGTCTCCTGGACGCACCACTGGGTGTGGTGCGCGCCGGTGCTCGGCGTGCTGGTGTGGTCCGGCCTGCGCGGCGGGCCGACCCGAGCCGTGTTGCTGCTCGGGTCCGCCGCCCTGGCCGCGGTGGTGTTCCTGTGGAGCCCGCTGTGGGACTACCGGCAGGTGTGGCCGGTCAGGGAAAGCTATGTGCTGACCGGCCTGCTCCTGCTCGGGTTACTTGGCCTGACGCTCGACGACCCACTCGATCGCGCGGGTAAGCGCGGTGACATCGTCCGGCTCGATCGCCGGGAACAGCCCGACACGTAG
- the sepH gene encoding septation protein SepH encodes MRTLRVVGLHEDGESIVCEDPARRERFLLPADERLRAAARGDVTRLGQIEIELESQMRPREIQSRIRAGESVEQVATTAGVPVQRVERFAYPVLLERSRTAELAQRAHPVREDGPDVQTLGEVVAHSFGVLGQDYGQADWDSWRGDDGKWVVCLHWKAGRSDNRAHWSFAPGAHGGTVSALDELAEDLLNPHANRAPRTLRSIGQAEPHPDTEQPTLDYGTTGGAVASGGTVIEAPIPEPEEDDTTELPQVPAEDTGAARQPGQAPQARPAKGKKNHPVVPAWEDVLLGVRSQRG; translated from the coding sequence ATGCGAACGCTGCGGGTAGTCGGGCTGCACGAGGACGGCGAGTCCATCGTGTGTGAAGACCCGGCACGCCGTGAGCGTTTCCTGTTGCCGGCCGACGAGCGGCTGCGCGCGGCCGCGCGCGGTGACGTGACCCGTCTCGGCCAGATCGAAATCGAGCTGGAGAGCCAGATGCGTCCACGCGAGATCCAGAGCCGTATCCGCGCAGGGGAGTCGGTCGAGCAGGTGGCCACCACCGCGGGCGTCCCGGTGCAGCGGGTCGAACGATTCGCCTACCCCGTGCTGCTCGAGCGGTCCCGTACCGCCGAACTGGCCCAGCGGGCGCACCCGGTGCGCGAGGACGGGCCGGATGTGCAGACCCTCGGCGAGGTGGTCGCGCACTCCTTCGGCGTGCTCGGGCAGGACTACGGGCAGGCGGACTGGGACTCCTGGCGCGGCGATGACGGCAAGTGGGTGGTCTGCCTGCACTGGAAGGCGGGCCGCTCGGACAACCGCGCGCACTGGTCCTTCGCACCGGGGGCACACGGTGGCACGGTGTCCGCGCTGGACGAGCTCGCCGAGGACCTGCTCAACCCGCATGCCAACCGGGCGCCCCGCACGCTGCGCTCGATCGGGCAGGCCGAGCCGCACCCGGACACCGAGCAGCCCACGCTCGACTACGGCACGACAGGCGGCGCGGTCGCCTCCGGCGGCACGGTGATCGAGGCCCCGATCCCGGAGCCGGAGGAGGACGACACCACCGAGCTCCCGCAGGTACCCGCCGAGGACACCGGCGCGGCCCGGCAGCCGGGCCAGGCGCCGCAAGCCAGGCCCGCCAAGGGTAAGAAGAATCACCCGGTCGTGCCGGCCTGGGAGGATGTCCTGCTCGGGGTCCGTTCGCAACGCGGATAA